One window of Treponema denticola genomic DNA carries:
- a CDS encoding methylaspartate mutase subunit E encodes MRWKNKKIPEGEFMEMREEILQTWPTGKDVDLKESIDYLKKIPPEKNFAIKLEQADKEGITTAQPRAGVPLLDEHINLLQFLQDEGGADFLPSTIDAYTRQNRYEEGEAGIEASKKAGRSLMNGFPAVNWGVGPCRQVLEAVNLPLQARHGTPDARLLSEIIHAGGYTSNEGGGISYNVPYAKAVSIEHSIMCWQYADRLVGFYEENGVHLNREPFGPLTGTLVPPSVAIAVGVIEALLAAEQGVKSITVGYGMCGNMTQDVAAVISLREITKDYMKKFGYKDMCITTVFHQWMGGFPADESRAYGLISLGSTTAALSGATKVIVKTPHEAFGIPTKEANAGGIKATKMVLNLLKGQRYPDSRILAQEIELIKAETKCIMDRVYEIGGGDLVEGTIKAFEAGVIDIPFAPSQYNAGKVMPARDNDGCIRYLMPGNLPFTKDILDFNRGKLEERAKADKREVDFQMSVDDVYAVSSGVLVGRPAKH; translated from the coding sequence ATGAGATGGAAAAATAAAAAAATACCCGAGGGGGAGTTTATGGAGATGCGGGAAGAAATTCTCCAAACATGGCCCACGGGAAAGGATGTTGACTTAAAAGAGTCTATCGATTATTTAAAGAAGATCCCGCCTGAAAAAAACTTTGCAATCAAACTTGAACAAGCGGACAAAGAAGGTATCACTACGGCTCAGCCGCGAGCCGGTGTTCCCCTTTTGGATGAACACATCAACCTATTGCAGTTTTTACAGGATGAAGGCGGTGCCGACTTTTTGCCCAGCACCATTGACGCTTATACGCGTCAAAACCGATATGAAGAAGGCGAGGCCGGTATTGAAGCTTCAAAGAAGGCCGGCCGCTCTCTTATGAACGGTTTCCCTGCCGTAAACTGGGGTGTGGGCCCCTGCCGTCAGGTTTTGGAAGCCGTAAATCTTCCCTTACAGGCAAGACACGGAACCCCCGATGCCCGTCTTCTTTCAGAGATTATTCATGCCGGAGGTTATACCTCCAATGAAGGCGGAGGAATAAGCTACAACGTTCCCTATGCAAAGGCTGTTTCAATTGAACACAGCATAATGTGTTGGCAATATGCCGACCGCCTCGTAGGATTTTATGAAGAAAACGGAGTTCACCTTAATAGAGAACCCTTCGGCCCTCTTACGGGAACCCTCGTTCCTCCTTCGGTTGCTATTGCAGTAGGCGTTATCGAAGCCCTATTGGCCGCAGAGCAGGGTGTAAAGAGCATTACCGTAGGTTACGGCATGTGCGGAAACATGACGCAAGACGTTGCAGCCGTTATTTCTTTAAGAGAAATTACAAAGGACTATATGAAAAAATTCGGCTACAAGGATATGTGCATCACCACGGTTTTCCATCAATGGATGGGAGGCTTCCCTGCCGATGAATCCAGAGCTTATGGTCTTATCTCCTTGGGAAGTACCACTGCCGCTCTTTCCGGAGCTACAAAGGTAATCGTTAAAACCCCGCATGAAGCTTTCGGTATTCCTACCAAAGAAGCAAATGCAGGAGGTATCAAGGCTACCAAGATGGTTCTAAACCTTTTGAAGGGACAGCGTTATCCCGATTCAAGAATACTCGCCCAAGAGATTGAGCTTATCAAGGCAGAAACAAAATGTATTATGGACAGAGTCTATGAGATAGGAGGCGGAGACTTGGTTGAAGGCACTATCAAGGCCTTTGAAGCCGGCGTAATAGACATTCCATTTGCCCCTTCCCAGTACAATGCCGGAAAAGTAATGCCTGCCAGAGACAATGACGGATGTATCCGCTATCTAATGCCGGGAAATCTGCCATTTACAAAGGACATTCTCGACTTTAACAGGGGAAAACTTGAAGAGAGGGCCAAGGCCGATAAGAGGGAAGTTGACTTCCAAATGTCGGTTGATGATGTTTATGCCGTAAGTTCCGGTGTTCTCGTTGGAAGACCGGCTAAACACTAA
- a CDS encoding copper homeostasis protein CutC, producing MKNIKIEICAGSFEDAVLAEKAGASRIELNSSLFLGGLTPSLGTLKLVKKETHLEVMTMVRPRAAGFFYSSYEYKTMLEDAKLLIDNGADGLVFGFLKKDGTIDSKRCEALIKIAGGADKVFHRAIDVVPDPLKALDELISLGFTRVLTSGQEPTAYEGADLIAKMVKHARGRIEILPGGGITEKNASKIIKLTGVDQIHFAALKRREEPSTKANPSIYYGGALYPPEDSIEVAGLDEMTKVLKSL from the coding sequence ATGAAAAATATTAAAATAGAAATTTGTGCGGGATCCTTTGAGGATGCCGTCTTGGCGGAAAAGGCAGGAGCCTCAAGGATTGAGCTTAATTCTTCTCTTTTTTTGGGAGGCCTGACTCCTTCTCTTGGAACCTTAAAGCTGGTTAAAAAGGAAACTCATCTTGAGGTTATGACCATGGTAAGGCCCAGAGCTGCCGGTTTCTTTTATTCTTCTTATGAGTATAAGACTATGCTTGAAGATGCAAAGCTTTTGATAGATAACGGAGCTGACGGTCTTGTTTTCGGTTTTTTAAAAAAAGACGGAACCATCGATTCAAAACGGTGTGAAGCTTTGATAAAAATTGCAGGGGGAGCGGATAAAGTTTTTCATCGAGCCATTGATGTGGTGCCTGATCCCTTAAAGGCCCTGGACGAGCTTATTTCTTTAGGCTTCACCAGAGTTTTAACGAGCGGGCAAGAGCCTACAGCCTATGAGGGTGCCGACTTAATTGCCAAAATGGTAAAGCATGCAAGAGGCCGAATCGAAATTTTACCCGGCGGCGGCATTACCGAAAAAAACGCTTCAAAAATAATCAAGCTCACAGGTGTTGATCAGATTCACTTTGCGGCTCTAAAACGCAGGGAAGAGCCGTCTACCAAGGCAAATCCTTCAATCTACTATGGAGGAGCCCTCTATCCGCCTGAGGACAGTATCGAGGTTGCCGGTCTTGACGAGATGACAAAGGTTCTAAAAAGCTTGTAA
- a CDS encoding DNA topoisomerase IV subunit B, whose amino-acid sequence MATKKAVYDESKIKTLSSLEHIRLRTGMYIGRLGDGSNPDDGIYILVKEVIDNSIDEFIMGNGSRIDIQQDGNKVIVRDFGRGIPLGKLVECVSVINTGAKYNDDVFQFSVGLNGVGTKAVNALSEHFRVVAVRDGKYAEAIFERGKLVSEKSGNTKPGIKNGTLVEFIPDTKIFGDYKFNLDFIEKRIWNYAYLNSGLTLSFNGKLFKSENGLLDLLESNVGTSTIYEVCRFKEKQLEFAFSHTNNYGETYYSFVNGQYTSDGGTHLSAFKEGLLKGINEYFRKNYKSEDVREGTCAAVSVKIQAPVFESQTKNKLGNTEVRSWIVNDTKSAVVEWLQKNADSAAKLESKIIANEKLRTELNTVKKEAKAAAKKIAIKIPKLKDCKFHLGDGKFGEDTMIFITEGDSATGAMVSSRDVLTQAIFSLRGKPENMYGKKRAQIYKNAELYNMMMALGIENDIEGLRYSKIVIATDADNDGFHIRNLLLTFFLSYFEELVTSGRVHILETPLFRVRTKKETNYCYSEKERDEAVSRLGASSEITRFKGLGEISPKEFGQFIGQDIKLLPVTVQTLKKVPSILEFYMGKNTPERRKFIMKNLLAEIDA is encoded by the coding sequence ATGGCAACAAAAAAAGCAGTTTATGATGAGTCCAAAATAAAAACTTTGAGCTCCCTTGAACATATCCGGTTGAGGACGGGTATGTACATAGGCCGCTTAGGCGACGGCTCAAATCCCGATGACGGTATCTATATCCTCGTAAAAGAGGTCATAGACAATTCAATAGACGAATTTATAATGGGAAACGGTTCCCGCATAGATATTCAACAAGACGGAAACAAGGTAATAGTCCGCGACTTCGGGCGGGGAATTCCTTTAGGAAAATTGGTAGAATGTGTTTCGGTTATAAACACCGGTGCAAAATATAACGATGATGTCTTTCAGTTTTCGGTCGGCTTAAACGGGGTCGGAACAAAGGCTGTAAATGCCCTTTCGGAACATTTTAGGGTTGTAGCCGTGCGGGACGGCAAATATGCCGAAGCAATCTTTGAAAGAGGAAAGCTCGTAAGCGAAAAAAGCGGAAACACAAAACCTGGGATCAAAAACGGAACCCTTGTCGAATTCATTCCCGATACAAAAATTTTTGGGGACTATAAATTCAATTTGGACTTTATCGAAAAACGGATTTGGAACTATGCCTATTTAAACTCCGGCCTTACCTTGAGTTTTAACGGAAAACTTTTTAAATCCGAAAACGGCCTTTTGGACTTGCTTGAATCCAATGTAGGAACTTCAACAATTTATGAAGTCTGCCGATTCAAGGAAAAACAGCTTGAGTTTGCTTTTTCGCACACAAACAATTACGGCGAAACCTACTACTCCTTTGTAAACGGACAATACACTTCCGACGGCGGAACCCACCTTTCAGCCTTTAAGGAAGGCTTATTAAAAGGCATTAACGAGTATTTTAGAAAGAACTATAAGAGCGAAGATGTAAGAGAGGGAACCTGTGCCGCCGTTTCCGTAAAGATTCAAGCTCCGGTATTCGAAAGCCAGACAAAAAACAAGCTTGGCAACACCGAGGTGCGCTCTTGGATAGTCAACGATACAAAGTCGGCAGTTGTAGAATGGCTGCAAAAAAATGCGGACTCTGCCGCAAAACTTGAAAGCAAGATAATTGCCAACGAAAAACTCCGCACCGAGCTTAACACGGTAAAAAAAGAAGCAAAGGCGGCAGCAAAAAAAATTGCCATAAAGATTCCGAAATTAAAGGACTGCAAATTCCATTTAGGAGACGGAAAATTCGGTGAAGACACCATGATCTTTATTACCGAAGGAGACTCTGCTACAGGGGCAATGGTTTCAAGCAGGGATGTTTTAACGCAGGCAATTTTTTCTCTTCGAGGAAAGCCCGAAAACATGTACGGCAAAAAACGGGCTCAGATATACAAAAACGCCGAGCTTTATAATATGATGATGGCCCTGGGCATCGAAAACGATATTGAGGGCTTGCGCTACTCAAAGATTGTAATCGCAACTGATGCGGATAACGACGGCTTTCATATCCGTAACCTGCTTTTAACCTTCTTTTTAAGCTATTTTGAAGAGCTGGTTACCTCAGGACGGGTTCATATCTTGGAAACGCCCCTATTCAGGGTACGCACCAAAAAAGAGACAAACTATTGCTATTCCGAAAAAGAAAGAGATGAGGCCGTAAGCCGCCTTGGGGCTTCTTCCGAAATTACCCGCTTTAAGGGCTTGGGAGAAATAAGCCCAAAGGAATTCGGGCAATTTATCGGGCAGGATATAAAACTCCTCCCCGTAACGGTTCAAACCCTAAAAAAAGTTCCTTCAATTTTGGAATTCTACATGGGCAAGAACACCCCGGAGCGCCGCAAATTTATCATGAAAAATCTTCTGGCCGAGATAGACGCTTAA
- a CDS encoding AbrB/MazE/SpoVT family DNA-binding domain-containing protein yields MIVSLVPVGNSRGIRLPKLVLDKVSSADKFEVEVSEKGILLKPIKYEPRKGWEETFRKMHQNNEDLAEDIPEPRDFQWEW; encoded by the coding sequence ATGATTGTATCGCTTGTACCTGTGGGAAATTCACGCGGAATAAGATTACCGAAACTCGTGCTTGATAAGGTTTCAAGTGCAGATAAGTTTGAAGTGGAGGTTTCGGAAAAAGGAATTTTATTAAAACCTATAAAATACGAACCTCGAAAAGGGTGGGAAGAAACCTTTCGTAAGATGCACCAAAATAATGAAGACTTAGCGGAGGATATCCCCGAGCCAAGGGATTTTCAATGGGAATGGTAA
- a CDS encoding type II toxin-antitoxin system PemK/MazF family toxin, giving the protein MGMVIKQYEVYLINLDPTIGHEIQKTRPCLVISPDVMNNNISTVIIAPMTTKSHAYPTRVSIKFEGKNGWIVLDQIRTVDRVRLVKHLGKIKPAEVLAVKKIIKEMLVD; this is encoded by the coding sequence ATGGGAATGGTAATTAAGCAATACGAGGTCTATCTTATAAACCTAGATCCCACAATAGGCCATGAAATACAAAAAACAAGGCCTTGCTTGGTAATATCTCCCGATGTTATGAATAACAATATTTCCACCGTTATTATTGCCCCTATGACTACAAAGTCTCATGCTTACCCGACAAGAGTCAGTATAAAATTTGAAGGCAAAAATGGATGGATAGTATTGGATCAAATCAGAACCGTAGACAGGGTAAGATTGGTAAAGCATTTGGGAAAGATAAAACCGGCAGAAGTCCTTGCCGTAAAAAAAATCATTAAAGAAATGCTTGTCGATTAA
- a CDS encoding tRNA threonylcarbamoyladenosine dehydratase, which produces MSFLSRFEPLLGSENLKKIENARIAVFGLGGVGSYTAEALARSGIAQNGAGQLILIDGDKIEESNINRQLYALYSTIGKAKTEIAMERIADINPACKIKTVNSFILPDSFYKILGENFFKRVDFIVDAVDTIALKLFLAAEAEKNDVPIISAMGCGNRLNADFEFADIYKTSVCPLCKVMRTELKKRNVKHLKVLYSKTECTVKQNPPASAAWVPSIAGLLIAGEVIKSLYQTASFKETL; this is translated from the coding sequence ATGAGTTTTTTATCGAGGTTTGAGCCTCTTTTAGGTTCTGAAAATTTAAAGAAAATTGAAAACGCTCGGATTGCGGTTTTCGGTTTGGGAGGCGTAGGAAGCTATACTGCCGAGGCTCTTGCCCGAAGCGGGATTGCCCAAAACGGGGCAGGGCAGCTTATTTTGATTGACGGCGACAAGATAGAAGAAAGCAATATCAACCGACAGCTTTATGCCCTTTATTCTACCATCGGAAAAGCTAAGACAGAAATTGCAATGGAGCGTATTGCCGATATAAATCCGGCATGTAAAATAAAAACTGTAAATTCCTTTATCTTGCCCGATAGTTTTTATAAAATCTTAGGTGAAAATTTTTTTAAAAGGGTAGATTTTATAGTTGATGCCGTCGATACAATAGCCCTAAAACTTTTTCTTGCAGCCGAGGCCGAAAAAAATGATGTCCCCATTATCTCGGCGATGGGCTGCGGAAACCGCCTAAATGCCGATTTTGAATTTGCAGATATTTACAAAACAAGTGTCTGTCCCCTTTGTAAGGTAATGCGTACCGAGCTTAAAAAAAGGAATGTTAAGCACTTGAAGGTACTTTATTCTAAAACCGAATGTACCGTAAAACAAAACCCTCCGGCCTCGGCTGCTTGGGTACCCTCCATCGCCGGCCTTTTAATCGCCGGAGAGGTAATTAAAAGCCTGTATCAGACGGCTTCTTTTAAAGAAACATTGTAA
- a CDS encoding phospho-N-acetylmuramoyl-pentapeptide-transferase produces the protein MLYHIAELLGPYFGPMRLLQSYAVLISLGLFLGFLITVLLLPKFYSKLPKDRGREFTVNPEAAVGKPTGGGVVFISIFVLCVFLLITPTITQSLVLIITFAVMLTGFLDDRSEKSWGEYLKGGLDFILSAATALVIFYIYFEGKVSFWLPFTSNLIEVHPIVFFAVSIIILWISINTTNCTDGVDGLSGTLILLALVSLGVVFYFILGHVKVAAYLLIPNINTGAKWAVMIFTLCGVLTGYLWHNAYPSKVLMGDAGSRALGFFIGVLVIISRNPFILLMTSGVILINGGTGILKVVMLRFFKIRIFKNIRFPLHDHMKKNLQWSPTQVLIRFVILQILITIVILGILFKIR, from the coding sequence ATGTTATACCATATTGCAGAACTGCTTGGTCCCTATTTCGGGCCGATGAGACTTTTACAATCCTATGCCGTTTTAATTTCTTTAGGCTTGTTTTTGGGCTTTTTAATCACGGTTTTACTCTTGCCTAAATTTTATTCCAAATTGCCGAAAGACAGAGGACGGGAGTTTACCGTAAATCCCGAAGCTGCCGTAGGAAAGCCTACGGGAGGCGGAGTGGTTTTTATCTCCATATTCGTGCTCTGTGTTTTTTTATTGATTACACCTACCATTACGCAGAGCCTTGTTTTGATTATAACCTTTGCCGTTATGTTGACGGGATTTTTAGATGACAGATCTGAAAAGTCATGGGGAGAATATTTAAAGGGCGGCTTGGATTTTATTTTATCGGCCGCGACTGCCCTTGTTATTTTTTATATCTATTTTGAAGGAAAGGTGTCCTTTTGGCTTCCTTTTACATCGAACCTTATTGAGGTGCATCCTATTGTCTTCTTTGCCGTTTCCATAATTATTTTGTGGATTTCAATTAATACAACAAACTGTACTGACGGAGTTGACGGCCTTTCGGGGACTCTTATTCTCCTAGCCCTTGTTTCCCTCGGTGTAGTTTTTTATTTTATTTTGGGACATGTAAAAGTTGCGGCCTATCTTCTGATTCCCAATATCAATACGGGAGCAAAATGGGCAGTTATGATTTTTACCCTCTGCGGAGTTCTTACAGGTTATCTTTGGCATAATGCCTATCCGAGTAAGGTTCTTATGGGAGATGCCGGCTCGCGTGCTTTGGGATTTTTTATCGGCGTTCTTGTAATTATTTCGCGGAATCCTTTTATCCTTTTGATGACGAGCGGCGTTATCCTCATAAACGGAGGAACGGGTATTTTAAAAGTGGTTATGCTCCGCTTTTTTAAAATCCGTATTTTTAAAAATATCAGGTTTCCCCTTCATGACCACATGAAAAAGAATTTGCAGTGGTCGCCGACTCAGGTTTTAATCCGCTTTGTGATTCTCCAAATTTTAATTACGATTGTGATTTTAGGAATTCTATTTAAGATTAGATAG
- a CDS encoding DUF368 domain-containing protein: MLNYIKKIIAGIAVGIANVIPGVSGGTIAVVFGAYSDLIGTASLDIKTIKANFKIYLCLFGGIGLGVLLFARLFKLVYERFPIQTNFFFVGLIVGSIFIIFDLVREKEKESSFTKVSKIVWFFIGLSIMLALYFSKGAAASSATAIETLSFGNFILLFLIGFAGAAAMVIPGISGSFLLLILGAYYTVIKAITDFNIPVLIPIGLGVLAGFILSARLIGFLMEKFPKITYAFILGLVAGSIRHMLPDG; this comes from the coding sequence ATGTTAAACTATATAAAGAAGATAATAGCAGGCATCGCCGTAGGTATAGCAAATGTTATACCAGGGGTTTCAGGCGGAACCATAGCCGTCGTTTTCGGAGCTTATTCCGACCTTATAGGGACTGCAAGCCTTGACATCAAGACTATCAAAGCCAATTTTAAAATTTACCTTTGCCTTTTCGGAGGCATTGGCTTAGGAGTCCTCCTATTTGCACGCCTTTTCAAACTTGTTTATGAAAGATTTCCCATACAGACCAATTTCTTTTTTGTAGGCCTCATTGTGGGAAGTATCTTTATAATCTTTGACCTTGTACGTGAAAAAGAAAAAGAGAGCTCTTTTACAAAGGTCTCCAAAATTGTTTGGTTTTTTATAGGTTTAAGCATAATGCTTGCCCTATACTTTTCTAAAGGTGCGGCAGCCTCATCAGCCACTGCCATAGAAACATTGAGCTTCGGCAATTTTATCCTTTTATTCCTTATAGGTTTTGCAGGAGCTGCCGCAATGGTAATTCCGGGTATATCCGGTTCCTTCCTCCTTTTGATACTGGGAGCTTATTATACCGTAATCAAAGCCATTACCGACTTTAATATTCCGGTACTGATTCCTATAGGTTTAGGAGTTCTAGCCGGCTTCATTCTTTCTGCCCGTTTAATAGGTTTTTTAATGGAGAAATTTCCCAAGATAACCTACGCCTTTATTTTAGGGCTGGTTGCCGGTTCAATCCGTCACATGCTCCCCGATGGCTGA